A stretch of Imperialibacter roseus DNA encodes these proteins:
- a CDS encoding antibiotic biosynthesis monooxygenase family protein has product MERIVVVCYRPKPGKDKILEKLVKNHVPALKREGLVSDRLPVMMKSKDGTVIEVFGWKSAEAIQTAHSNPVVQEMWEKFQEACDYEIPVNIEEFNGIFSEFSPL; this is encoded by the coding sequence ATGGAAAGAATAGTGGTAGTTTGCTATCGACCTAAGCCTGGCAAGGACAAAATCCTTGAAAAGCTGGTGAAAAACCATGTGCCCGCTTTGAAGCGAGAAGGCCTGGTGAGTGACAGGCTCCCAGTGATGATGAAATCGAAAGACGGAACTGTTATTGAGGTTTTTGGCTGGAAGTCGGCCGAAGCCATACAAACTGCCCATTCTAATCCGGTTGTGCAGGAGATGTGGGAAAAATTTCAGGAAGCTTGTGACTATGAAATACCTGTGAACATAGAAGAGTTCAACGGCATATTTTCTGAGTTCAGCCCCCTGTAG